The following are encoded in a window of Hemiscyllium ocellatum isolate sHemOce1 chromosome 46, sHemOce1.pat.X.cur, whole genome shotgun sequence genomic DNA:
- the LOC132836156 gene encoding barrier-to-autointegration factor B-like, protein MTTSQKHRDFVAEPMGEKSVRCLAGIGEVLGRRLEDQGFDRAYVVLGQFLVLKKNEELFKEWLKDTCQANSKQCIDCHTCLREWCDAFL, encoded by the exons ATGACCACATCGCAGAAACACCGGGATTTTGTGGCTGAGCCCATGGGAGAGAAGTCGGTCCGGTGCCTAGCGGGAATCGGCGAGGTCCTTGGGAGACGGCTGGAGGATCAGGGATTCGACAGG GCGTACGTGGTGCTGGGACAGTtcctagtcctgaagaagaaCGAGGAACTCTTCAAAGAATGGCTGAAGGACACATGCCAGGCTAACTCCAAGCAGTGCATCGACTGTCACACCTGTCTGCGGGAATGGTGTGACGCCTTCCTGTAA
- the eif1ad gene encoding probable RNA-binding protein EIF1AD, whose amino-acid sequence MSQATKRKHVVKEVLGDYEPPSEIQQIVRVLGSPGNNLHEVETAQGDRFLASMPTKFRKNIWIKRGDFLIVDPIQEGEKVKAEINSILYKEHIKQFRKDGLWPASFCEPATECPESNTKKDGSNCSSEEEAEEEDSEDDSNLFVNTNRRNYEYSESDEEDDEEEQQQGD is encoded by the exons ATGTCCCAGGCGACGAAGAGGAAACATGTGGTAAAGGAGGTGCTGGGTGATTATGAGCCGCCCTCTGAGATACAACAGATTGTGCGG GTGCTGGGCTCGCCAGGGAATAACCTCCACGAGGTGGAGACGGCACAGGGGGATCGCTTCCTCGCCAGCATGCCCACCAAGTTCCGCAAGAACATCTGGATCAAGAGGG GCGACTTCCTCATCGTGGATCCCATCCAGGAAGGGGAAAAGGTGAAGGCGGAAATTAACTCGATTCTGTACAAGGAGCACATCAAACAGTTCAGGAAGGACGGTCTTTG GCCTGCTAGTTTCTGTGAGCCAGCGACAGAGTGCCCGGAGAG TAACACAAAGAAAGATGGAAGTAACTGCAGCTCAGAAGAGGAGGCTGAGGAGGAGGATTCTGAAGATGACAGCAACTTGTTTGTCAACACAAACCGAAGGAACTACGAGTATTCGGAGAGTGATGAGGAGGATGATgaggaggagcagcagcagggagactag